In Eriocheir sinensis breed Jianghai 21 chromosome 52, ASM2467909v1, whole genome shotgun sequence, one genomic interval encodes:
- the LOC126983039 gene encoding protein abrupt-like — protein sequence MDDECLSLTWNNHGATYRQTLNSLRKENTLTDVTLACDGQKFSAHKLVLVTCSDYFRTILGDIPCQHPIVYMRGVTAQEMQALIDFMYTGRTNIPQKEVPTLLSTAEALQIKGLGVFNASENHDTGSQAQRDYGNASKRKRCETENQAQRDYGNVNKRKGCDPPSSLNGLYEDNNRSSTSKSLSKEDQFLENLYSHHYALLSSPKQRKSDDRTQVSIPDYMSSHQTPSGLESSPQKESSSSKSGSDPNQNVTTSLSPGILNNLLHHRKSDTSKSSLIRPSSPMPHSPQDRVASETVSSHASDKVKESLTEKDSCQSSSSQPSQLNPRPEAKAASPRALNYSLAGLGGSKDSSSAGLHGHAAEESSGGHGDTPENLIKTEIKDEALDFSNTTLSETQQGDSSSSALSTNTIGEETRMYLDAFARSANLSWQQTAEDTTQESPAVDGRPFVCPICSKCFAKAAILKRHHLAHFRPYVCHLCPRSFTRREVLAEHMLEHTGADLRMPCPVCGMTIKRKRNLQAHIKVKHPDYYLEKSAKREAMC from the exons aACACCCTGACAGATGTTACCCTTGCCTGTGATGGCCAGAAATTCTCTGCACACAAGCTGGTGTTGGTTACCTGCAGTGACTACTTCAGAACTATCCTGGGGGACATACCATGCCAGCACCCTATTGTGTACATGAGGGGTGTCACTGCCCAGGAAATGCAGGCACTGATAGACTTTATGTACACAGGACGGACTAACATACCTCAGAAAGAAGTGCCAACTCTCCTGTCCACAGCAGAAGCATTGCAAATCAAAGGCCTTGGTGTTTTTAATGCCAGTGAGAATCATGATACTGGAAGTCAAGCTCAAAGAGATTATGGTAATGCaagtaaaaggaagagatgtGAAACTGAAAATCAAGCTCAAAGAGATTATGGCAATGTGAACAAGAGGAAGGGATGTGATCCTCCGTCCTCATTAAATGGTTTATATGAAGACAATAACAGGAGCAGTACTTCAAAAAGTTTGTCAAAAGAAGATCAGTTTCTTGAAAATCTGTACAGTCACCATTATGCTCTTTTATCTTCCCCCAAACAAAGAAAATCTGATGATAGAACACAAGTAAGCATTCCTGACTACATGAGCAGTCATCAGACACCTTCTGGCTTGGAGAGCTCACCTCAGAAAGAATCTTCCTCTTCCAAAAGTGGATCAGATCCCAACCAAAATGTCACCACTTCATTATCTCCAGGAATTCTCAACAACCTTCTCCATCACCGCAAGTCAGACACCTCAAAGTCTTCCCTGATCAGACCATCCTCACCCATGCCCCATTCTCCGCAGGACAGAGTTGCTAGTGAAACAGTTTCATCCCATGCTTCAGATAAAGTGAAAGAGAGTCTAACTGAAAAAGATTCTTGTCAGAGTTCCTCCAGCCAGCCATCACAGCTGAACCCGAGACCTGAGGCCAAAGCAGCTTCCCCCCGTGCATTAAATTATTCCCTTGCTGGCCTTGGGGGCAGTAAAGACAGTTCCAGTGCAGGGTTGCATGGCCATGCTGCTGAAGAGTCCAGCGGGGGTCATGGGGACACTCCTGAAAATTTG ATAAAAACAGAAATCAAAGATGAAGCTCTTGACTTCAGCAACACCACTTTGTCAGAAACTCAACAAGGCGACTCATCCAGCTCAGCCTTGAGTACAAATACCATTGGAGAGGAAACGCGGATGTACTTGGATGCCTTTGCCCGAAGTGCCAACCTTTCCTGGCAGCAGACTGCAGAGGACACCACA CAAGAATCTCCAGCAGTGGATGGCCGACCGTTTGTGTGTCCAATATGCAGCAAGTGCTTTGCCAAGGCTGCCATACTCAAGCGTCACCACTTGGCTCACTTTCGGCCATACGTGTGTCACCTGTGCCCTCGTTCCTTCACCAGGAGAGAGGTCTTGGCAGAGCACATGCTGGAGCACACCGGGGCTGACCTGCGCATGCCGTGTCCCGTGTGTGGCATGACCATCAAGCGCAAACGTAACCTGCAGGCTCACATCAAAGTCAAGCATCCAGATTATTACCTGGAAAAAAGTGCAAAGAGAGAAGCAATGTGTTGA